Proteins encoded together in one Aurantiacibacter aquimixticola window:
- a CDS encoding Ppx/GppA phosphatase family protein, giving the protein MADHSPPDGRDRAGGSAGKRKSRHPDAKQGRKRAPGDGRTKGPSPGGWRRPPHQSYRQAYAAIDLGTNNCRLLIARPSDENFVVIDAFSRVVRLGEGLAQTGRLSDAAMDRALGALKVCADKLRKRGVHLARSVATEACRRAENGEAFIERVQDETGIVLDIISAQEEARLAVLGCHILLEDGRGPAVIFDIGGGSTELVLIEPGAPVPRILDWQSVPWGVVSLTETVGQETGGEAARLARYAEMKRLVRESFAEFAERIEQHKAQDQRLLGTSGTVTTLASVHLGLPQYDRKQVDGLIVPTDAMREISQRLAAMSPADRSQLDCIGQDRAELVVAGCAILEAILEIWDAPRLGVADRGIREGILRSLMSTDAEGMETQAALRRLKQGTAGQ; this is encoded by the coding sequence ATGGCGGATCACTCTCCGCCGGATGGACGCGACAGGGCCGGTGGGTCGGCAGGCAAGCGCAAGAGCCGCCACCCCGATGCGAAACAGGGCCGCAAGCGCGCTCCCGGCGATGGCAGGACGAAAGGCCCATCCCCCGGCGGATGGCGTCGGCCGCCGCACCAATCCTATCGGCAGGCCTATGCGGCCATCGACCTCGGCACCAACAATTGCCGCCTGCTCATCGCGCGCCCCTCCGACGAGAATTTCGTCGTGATCGACGCCTTCAGTCGCGTGGTGCGCCTCGGCGAAGGCCTGGCGCAGACCGGACGGCTGTCCGACGCAGCGATGGACCGTGCGCTTGGCGCCCTCAAGGTCTGCGCCGACAAGCTGCGAAAGCGCGGCGTACATCTCGCGCGTTCGGTGGCCACCGAAGCCTGCCGCCGTGCCGAGAACGGCGAGGCTTTTATCGAGCGGGTGCAGGATGAAACCGGCATCGTGCTCGACATCATAAGCGCGCAGGAAGAAGCGCGGCTCGCCGTGCTCGGCTGTCACATCCTGCTGGAAGACGGGCGCGGCCCGGCGGTCATTTTCGATATCGGCGGCGGATCGACCGAGCTGGTGCTGATCGAGCCGGGCGCGCCCGTTCCACGCATTCTCGACTGGCAGAGCGTGCCCTGGGGCGTGGTTTCGCTTACCGAAACGGTCGGCCAAGAAACCGGCGGTGAGGCCGCGCGGCTGGCGCGCTATGCCGAAATGAAGCGGCTGGTCCGCGAAAGCTTCGCCGAGTTCGCCGAACGGATCGAGCAGCACAAGGCACAGGATCAGCGCCTGCTCGGCACCAGCGGCACCGTCACCACGCTTGCTTCCGTGCATCTCGGCCTGCCGCAATACGATCGCAAACAGGTGGACGGTCTGATCGTGCCGACCGATGCGATGCGCGAAATTTCCCAGCGCCTTGCCGCCATGTCGCCCGCCGATCGCAGCCAGCTCGATTGTATCGGCCAGGACCGTGCCGAACTGGTCGTAGCGGGTTGTGCAATCCTCGAGGCCATCCTCGAAATATGGGACGCACCACGCCTCGGCGTTGCGGATCGCGGCATTCGCGAGGGCATCTTGCGCAGCCTCATGTCGACCG
- a CDS encoding PAS domain-containing protein has protein sequence MSNWFTDGDLPEGLRDVFARSSVSLTLADLSLEDSPLVGVNQKFCELSGYLPQDILGRNCRFLQPEGGAGPVRARMSAFLETAGAGDGRFLVPNVTKRGERFLNLLYMSKLSTRGQARYVLGSQFAFQDATALDPDLYDRALKEDLRQINRLTDRHNLALLGNYETLASSHSIIARSRIE, from the coding sequence ATGAGCAACTGGTTTACCGATGGCGATCTTCCCGAGGGCCTCAGGGATGTCTTCGCGCGCAGTTCGGTCTCGCTCACCCTTGCCGATCTCTCGCTGGAGGATTCGCCGCTTGTCGGTGTGAACCAGAAGTTCTGCGAGCTGAGCGGTTATCTGCCGCAGGATATACTGGGTCGTAATTGCCGTTTTCTGCAGCCCGAAGGCGGCGCGGGTCCGGTTCGGGCGCGCATGAGTGCGTTTCTCGAAACGGCTGGCGCGGGCGATGGGCGCTTTCTCGTGCCCAACGTCACCAAACGCGGCGAGAGGTTCCTCAACCTGCTTTACATGTCGAAACTGTCGACGCGCGGACAGGCACGCTACGTGCTCGGCTCGCAATTTGCTTTCCAGGACGCGACAGCTCTCGACCCCGATCTGTACGACAGGGCATTGAAAGAGGATTTGCGCCAGATCAACCGGTTGACGGACAGGCACAACTTGGCTCTCTTGGGCAATTACGAGACATTGGCCTCGAGCCACTCGATCATCGCCAGATCGAGGATCGAATAG
- a CDS encoding methyltransferase domain-containing protein: MNLENSQDYYGKVLASSADLRTDACTTFAMPSADIIAALKNVHEDVKARYYGCGLVTPQALAGCHVLDLGSGSGQDVYLLAQLVGAEGSVTGVDATPEQLAVAREHQDWHAERFGYSNTRFLEGDIEKLGDLDLEPESFDVIVSNCVINLVADKEAVFRAAHRLLKPGGELYFSDVYSDRRVPEHLLSDPVLHGECLSGALYWGDFDRLAKAAGFADPRLVTDRPLGINDREVKAKLDGIEFVSATYRLFKLDGLEPQCEDYGQAVRYKGSVPGESRVFALDAHHMIEAGRTFPICGNSYRMLAETRFAKHFDFIGDFSKHYGVFPGCGTDAPFGHSDETPSTAPATGSACC; this comes from the coding sequence ATGAATCTCGAAAATTCGCAGGACTATTACGGCAAGGTGCTCGCCAGCTCGGCAGATCTGCGCACCGATGCCTGCACCACATTCGCCATGCCCTCGGCCGATATCATCGCCGCGCTGAAGAACGTGCATGAGGATGTGAAGGCGCGCTATTACGGATGCGGGCTGGTGACGCCGCAAGCGCTGGCCGGATGCCACGTGCTCGATCTCGGCTCGGGCAGCGGACAGGACGTCTATCTGCTGGCCCAGCTCGTCGGCGCTGAGGGCAGCGTGACCGGCGTGGATGCGACGCCCGAACAGCTCGCCGTCGCGCGCGAACATCAGGACTGGCACGCCGAGCGCTTCGGCTATTCCAATACCCGCTTCCTCGAGGGCGATATCGAAAAGCTGGGGGATCTCGACCTGGAACCGGAGAGCTTCGACGTCATCGTCTCCAACTGCGTCATCAACCTGGTGGCCGACAAGGAAGCCGTGTTCCGCGCCGCGCACCGCCTGCTGAAGCCGGGGGGAGAACTCTATTTCTCGGATGTCTATTCCGATCGCCGTGTACCCGAGCATCTGCTGAGTGACCCGGTCCTGCATGGCGAGTGCCTGTCCGGCGCGCTTTATTGGGGTGATTTCGATCGGCTGGCCAAGGCGGCCGGCTTTGCCGATCCGCGGCTCGTTACCGATCGCCCGCTCGGCATCAACGATCGCGAAGTAAAGGCCAAGCTCGACGGCATCGAATTCGTGTCCGCCACTTACCGCCTGTTCAAGCTGGATGGGCTGGAGCCGCAATGCGAGGATTACGGCCAGGCCGTGCGCTACAAGGGCAGCGTGCCGGGTGAAAGCCGCGTCTTCGCGCTCGATGCGCACCACATGATCGAAGCCGGGCGGACCTTTCCGATCTGCGGGAACAGTTATCGCATGCTCGCCGAAACGCGCTTTGCCAAACATTTCGACTTCATCGGCGACTTCTCGAAGCATTACGGCGTGTTCCCCGGCTGCGGGACGGATGCGCCCTTCGGCCACTCGGACGAGACACCTTCGACAGCGCCCGCCACTGGCTCCGCCTGTTGCTGA
- a CDS encoding TIGR04282 family arsenosugar biosynthesis glycosyltransferase: MTPPPTIALFAKYPRPGLAKTRLIPALGEEGAADLHRRLVERTLGTICESGLPFAVWTTGAEHGAFTEWLGDDVPLEEQGEGDLGERLGRVPAPAILLGGDVPDLAARHLREAAKALGENDAVIGPAADGGYYLLGFTQEMPFLFADMAWGTETVLRDTERALRDREVRYRVLETLSDCDRPEDLDRWPDLTA, from the coding sequence ATGACGCCGCCTCCCACAATCGCGCTGTTCGCCAAGTACCCGCGGCCGGGTCTGGCGAAGACGCGGCTGATTCCCGCTCTGGGCGAAGAGGGGGCGGCCGACCTACACCGCCGACTGGTGGAACGGACGCTCGGAACCATCTGCGAAAGTGGACTGCCCTTCGCAGTCTGGACGACTGGGGCAGAACACGGTGCGTTTACCGAATGGTTGGGCGATGACGTGCCGCTGGAGGAGCAGGGGGAGGGCGATCTCGGCGAGCGGTTGGGCCGCGTTCCGGCTCCGGCAATTCTGCTCGGCGGCGATGTGCCGGATCTGGCCGCACGGCATCTGCGTGAAGCTGCAAAGGCGTTGGGCGAAAATGATGCTGTGATCGGTCCGGCGGCAGATGGCGGTTACTATCTGCTTGGTTTTACGCAAGAAATGCCGTTTCTTTTCGCCGATATGGCGTGGGGCACGGAAACGGTGCTGAGGGACACCGAAAGGGCGCTGAGGGACAGAGAAGTGCGCTATCGCGTCCTCGAAACGCTCAGCGACTGCGACCGGCCCGAGGATCTTGACCGCTGGCCCGATTTAACGGCATGA
- a CDS encoding SDR family oxidoreductase: MLNILVTGAAGLIGGEVCARLAAHGHRVTAMVRRNPEVRGNDGALVEGIETLSGDVTQPLMGLEPSPQDVVIHCAASLEFDASEGDLRAINIEGTRNALAFAEEAGAAFLHVSTAYVCGMREGAIAEGPVPEGTQFTNRYEASKAAAERVVAESGLPFAVARPSIVLGDSESGAIRDFPSLCNVFRLMARGKVTVFPAADGSTLDLVPIDHVAGGIVALAERMGEANGGHYHLVANDPLPAAALAHGVARVAHFPDPRVVAPEHYNPAELRGAERMLAARMLGTFGAYFTRSPRFEDARFREVTGLACAPTDDAWLDRLIAYGIERGYLPSA, translated from the coding sequence TTGCTGAACATACTCGTCACCGGAGCCGCTGGCCTGATCGGCGGCGAAGTCTGCGCGCGGCTGGCGGCGCACGGGCATCGCGTCACGGCCATGGTCCGCCGCAACCCCGAAGTGCGCGGCAATGATGGTGCGCTGGTAGAGGGGATCGAAACGCTTTCCGGCGATGTGACCCAGCCGCTTATGGGGCTGGAGCCCTCACCGCAGGACGTGGTGATCCACTGCGCCGCCAGCCTCGAATTCGACGCGTCCGAAGGAGATCTGCGCGCGATCAATATCGAGGGCACGCGCAATGCGCTGGCTTTCGCGGAGGAGGCCGGTGCAGCCTTCCTTCACGTGAGCACCGCCTATGTCTGCGGAATGCGGGAAGGCGCGATTGCCGAAGGGCCGGTGCCTGAAGGCACGCAGTTTACCAATCGCTACGAAGCGAGCAAGGCTGCTGCTGAGCGTGTAGTGGCCGAGAGCGGCCTGCCCTTCGCCGTGGCCCGCCCTTCCATTGTGCTGGGCGACAGCGAGAGCGGCGCGATCCGGGATTTCCCCTCGCTCTGCAACGTTTTCCGCCTGATGGCGCGCGGCAAGGTGACGGTGTTTCCGGCGGCTGACGGCTCCACGCTCGATCTCGTGCCGATAGACCATGTCGCAGGCGGCATCGTCGCGCTGGCGGAACGGATGGGGGAAGCGAATGGCGGGCACTATCACCTCGTTGCAAATGACCCGCTACCGGCAGCGGCGCTGGCGCATGGCGTGGCACGCGTTGCGCACTTTCCGGACCCGCGTGTCGTCGCGCCCGAGCACTACAATCCCGCCGAATTGCGCGGGGCGGAGCGGATGTTGGCGGCGCGGATGCTGGGAACATTCGGCGCCTATTTCACCCGCTCGCCGCGCTTCGAGGATGCGCGCTTTCGCGAGGTCACCGGCCTCGCCTGCGCGCCGACGGACGATGCCTGGCTCGACCGCCTCATCGCCTATGGAATAGAGCGGGGCTATCTGCCCTCCGCCTGA
- a CDS encoding glycosyltransferase, whose translation MTVSIVIPMLNEERALPALISHLVELAPQPLEVVAVDGGSEDASVRLARDAGWRIVETAAGRGRQINAGVEAAGGELVVVLHADTKPPRDMVAVIADTLQDGGIALAGFTPILRGPEKTRWGTTAHNFAKTWYAPLLFRPHFFVKGCRLLFGDHAMFFRRAQFLECGGCDPQAKVMEEADLCIRMTRFGRVKLVRRTIETSDRRIAEWGAVKANWIYLKVGILWGLGAKKRLEQYYPDVR comes from the coding sequence ATGACCGTCTCGATCGTCATCCCGATGCTGAACGAGGAGCGCGCTCTGCCTGCGCTCATTTCGCATCTCGTCGAACTCGCTCCGCAGCCGCTGGAGGTGGTTGCGGTCGATGGAGGGAGCGAGGATGCTTCGGTCAGGCTGGCGCGCGATGCCGGGTGGCGCATCGTCGAAACCGCGGCCGGTCGCGGGCGGCAGATCAATGCCGGGGTCGAGGCAGCAGGGGGCGAGCTGGTCGTCGTCCTGCATGCCGACACCAAACCGCCGCGCGACATGGTCGCCGTCATCGCGGACACATTGCAGGACGGTGGCATAGCGCTTGCAGGGTTCACCCCAATACTGCGCGGGCCGGAAAAGACGCGCTGGGGCACCACGGCGCACAATTTTGCCAAGACCTGGTACGCGCCGCTGCTCTTTCGTCCGCACTTTTTTGTGAAGGGCTGCCGCCTGCTGTTCGGCGATCACGCGATGTTTTTCCGCCGCGCGCAATTCCTGGAATGCGGCGGCTGCGATCCGCAGGCGAAGGTGATGGAAGAAGCGGACCTCTGCATCCGCATGACGCGCTTCGGCCGGGTCAAGCTGGTCCGCCGCACCATCGAGACCTCGGACCGCCGCATCGCCGAGTGGGGCGCGGTGAAGGCCAACTGGATTTATCTGAAAGTCGGAATTCTCTGGGGCCTCGGCGCGAAGAAGCGGCTGGAGCAGTATTATCCCGATGTGCGCTAG
- a CDS encoding dihydrolipoyl dehydrogenase family protein: MKYSHDVIVIGGGAAGLTAAGGCAMFGLKVALIEGNKMGGECLNNGCVPSKALIASARRAAEAREGKRAGVQLAAPQVEWSGVHAHIHKAIADIAPHDSEERFTEMGCEVIRDWAKFTGKHSVEVGGRTLTAPRIVIATGSAPFVPPVDGLADVPYLTNENLFDLEEQPGHLVIIGGGVIGMEMAQSFRRLGSDVTVLEPGEVLGRDDRDSAAIVKATMDKEGVRFVKGRAARVSQGPDGGITVSTDGGDDVTGTHLLIAVGRKARTEGYGLEKLGIAIGRNGIEVDERRRTSLKHIYAIGDCREGPRLTHVSGYEGSNAVLEIALGLPAKVDFKALPWCTYTEPEIAQIGMTESEAREKYGEKLRVVTEGFDHNERAIAEGLTKGHTKVMLKGKKVVGASICGVHAGELLLPFTQMITGKAGTFDMGGAIVSYPTRAEIVKAAAFSAWEPIVFGAWPKRWVSLLAKIRRMF; this comes from the coding sequence ATGAAATACTCACATGACGTTATCGTGATCGGCGGCGGGGCCGCAGGCCTTACCGCGGCGGGCGGCTGCGCGATGTTCGGCCTGAAGGTTGCGCTGATCGAAGGCAACAAGATGGGCGGCGAGTGTCTGAACAATGGCTGCGTCCCGTCCAAAGCGCTGATCGCCAGCGCCCGCCGCGCGGCCGAAGCGCGCGAAGGCAAGCGGGCTGGTGTGCAGTTGGCCGCGCCGCAGGTCGAATGGTCGGGCGTCCATGCGCATATTCACAAAGCCATCGCCGATATCGCTCCGCATGATAGCGAGGAACGCTTCACGGAGATGGGCTGCGAAGTCATTCGCGACTGGGCGAAATTCACCGGCAAGCATTCGGTCGAGGTCGGCGGGCGCACACTGACGGCGCCGCGCATCGTCATCGCCACCGGCAGCGCGCCCTTCGTGCCGCCGGTCGATGGGCTGGCGGATGTGCCTTACCTCACCAATGAAAACCTGTTCGATCTGGAAGAGCAGCCGGGCCATCTCGTCATCATCGGCGGCGGCGTGATCGGCATGGAAATGGCGCAGAGCTTCCGCCGTCTCGGCAGCGATGTCACCGTGCTGGAACCGGGCGAAGTGCTGGGCCGTGACGACCGCGACAGCGCGGCCATCGTCAAGGCGACGATGGACAAGGAAGGCGTGCGTTTCGTGAAGGGGCGCGCCGCAAGGGTCTCGCAGGGGCCGGACGGGGGTATCACCGTCAGCACCGATGGCGGCGACGATGTGACCGGCACGCATCTGCTGATCGCCGTGGGCCGCAAGGCGCGCACAGAGGGCTATGGACTGGAAAAGCTCGGCATCGCCATCGGCAGGAACGGCATCGAAGTGGATGAGCGCCGCCGCACCAGCCTGAAGCACATCTACGCCATCGGCGATTGCCGCGAGGGGCCGCGCCTTACGCATGTTTCCGGTTATGAAGGCTCCAACGCCGTGCTCGAAATCGCGCTCGGCCTGCCAGCCAAGGTCGACTTCAAGGCGCTGCCCTGGTGCACCTATACCGAGCCCGAAATCGCGCAGATCGGCATGACCGAGAGCGAGGCGCGGGAGAAATACGGTGAGAAGCTGCGCGTCGTCACCGAAGGGTTTGATCACAATGAGCGCGCCATCGCCGAAGGGCTGACCAAGGGGCACACCAAGGTGATGCTGAAGGGCAAGAAGGTCGTCGGCGCGAGCATTTGCGGCGTGCATGCGGGCGAGTTGCTGCTGCCCTTCACCCAGATGATCACCGGCAAGGCCGGCACATTCGACATGGGCGGCGCGATCGTCTCCTACCCGACGCGCGCCGAAATCGTGAAGGCCGCGGCTTTCAGCGCGTGGGAGCCGATCGTGTTCGGCGCATGGCCGAAGAGGTGGGTTTCGCTGCTGGCGAAAATCCGCAGGATGTTCTGA
- a CDS encoding DUF2147 domain-containing protein: MIRSLIAAAATLALAPVAAPAQQSIDGVYLDQGGYVEITVGPCGNSRCGEITRIVRNKPGESNRDRHNDDPNLRSRPILGINVLSGLRWDDGAWRGRVYNPEDGNTYRAVVRPGSGGTLRVEGCVTIICREVRWRPAD, encoded by the coding sequence ATGATCAGGTCACTTATCGCAGCCGCCGCCACGCTGGCACTCGCCCCCGTCGCCGCGCCCGCGCAGCAGAGCATCGACGGCGTCTATCTCGACCAGGGCGGCTATGTCGAAATCACCGTCGGCCCCTGCGGCAATTCGCGCTGCGGCGAAATCACGCGGATCGTGCGCAACAAGCCGGGAGAGAGCAATCGCGACCGGCACAATGACGATCCCAATCTGCGCAGTCGCCCGATCCTCGGCATCAACGTGCTTTCCGGCCTGCGCTGGGACGATGGAGCCTGGCGCGGGCGCGTCTACAATCCGGAAGACGGCAACACCTACCGCGCCGTGGTTCGCCCCGGCAGCGGCGGCACCCTGCGCGTCGAAGGATGCGTCACCATCATCTGCCGCGAAGTGCGCTGGCGGCCCGCAGACTGA
- a CDS encoding radical SAM protein, producing the protein MATRTLSRNAPAGASPFAVEAERLAHEKFADPLVTAKGEPRASVALERLDTLWFATGTLCNLACANCYIESSPTNDALIYMSAAHVARFLDEIAERDVREIGFTGGEPFMNPEIIAMVEDALGRGHEVLVLSNAMKPMRRHEAELLRLRETYGDRLTIRVSIDHHTQAVHEAERGPRSWEPMLDGMRWLSANGFSLAAAGRHLAGETDALSRNAYRLLFEGEGITVDTADPSRLVLFPEMDAHADVPEISTGCWDILGKSPSDQMCATSRMVVHRKGEACPRVVACTLLPYDPGFEMGATVAEADRAIPLNHPHCARFCVLGGASCSA; encoded by the coding sequence ATGGCTACGCGCACGCTTTCCCGAAACGCCCCGGCAGGCGCGTCCCCCTTCGCGGTGGAGGCCGAACGGCTGGCGCACGAAAAATTTGCCGATCCGCTGGTGACGGCGAAGGGCGAGCCGCGCGCTTCCGTCGCGCTGGAGCGGCTCGACACACTGTGGTTCGCCACCGGCACGCTGTGCAATCTCGCCTGCGCCAATTGCTACATCGAAAGCAGCCCGACCAATGACGCGCTGATCTACATGTCGGCGGCGCATGTCGCGCGCTTCCTCGACGAGATCGCAGAGAGAGACGTGCGCGAGATCGGCTTCACCGGCGGCGAGCCGTTCATGAACCCCGAGATCATCGCCATGGTCGAGGACGCGCTGGGGCGCGGGCACGAGGTGCTGGTGCTGTCCAATGCGATGAAGCCGATGCGGCGGCACGAGGCGGAGTTGCTGCGACTGCGCGAGACATATGGCGACAGGCTCACCATCCGCGTCTCCATCGACCACCATACGCAGGCGGTGCACGAGGCCGAGCGCGGACCGCGTTCGTGGGAACCCATGCTTGACGGGATGCGCTGGCTTTCGGCCAACGGGTTCTCCCTTGCCGCCGCCGGGCGTCATCTCGCGGGCGAGACCGACGCCCTTTCGCGCAACGCCTACCGCCTGCTGTTCGAAGGCGAGGGCATTACTGTCGACACCGCCGACCCGTCGCGCCTGGTCCTATTTCCCGAGATGGACGCCCATGCCGACGTGCCGGAAATCAGCACCGGCTGCTGGGATATTCTCGGCAAGTCACCTTCGGACCAGATGTGCGCAACCAGCCGCATGGTCGTCCACCGCAAGGGTGAGGCGTGCCCGCGCGTGGTCGCCTGCACCTTGCTGCCTTACGATCCTGGCTTCGAAATGGGCGCGACTGTGGCCGAGGCCGACCGCGCGATCCCTCTCAATCACCCGCATTGCGCGCGCTTCTGCGTGCTGGGCGGGGCAAGCTGTTCAGCTTAG